The sequence below is a genomic window from Candidatus Sungiibacteriota bacterium.
CCGTGGAAAAAATAAACGCGCAGCTTGGCTGGCGGGGAAATTTAAAATCAGACGGCAGGCCAATCTTGGGGCTTGATTCCAAAGAGCTTGCCAAAATTGTTTTAAACATTGATGAGCGATGTATGATTGTGCCGGCGCACGCCTGGACCCCCTGGTTCAGTATTTTTGGTTCAATGTCAGGGTTTAACTCTATTGAGGAATGTTTTGACGAGTACGCAAAATATATTTATGCGGTGGAAACAGGACTTTCCAGCGACCCCGCGATGAACTGGCGGTGGTCGCATCTTGATAACATTGCCTTGATTTCTAATTCCGACAGCCACTCTCTGCAAAAAATTGGCCGCGAGGCAAATGTATTTGATACAGAACTTTTCTATGATGGAATTATTGACGCGATAAAGTCGCACGACCCCAAAAAATTTCTTTACACCATAGAATTTTTCCCGGAGGAGGGGAAATATCACTATGACGGCCATCGCCTATGCAAGTTTTCTTGCGGACCGGAGGAGACAAAACGCCTAAAAAAAATCTGTCCGCAATGCAACAAGGCTGTGACCGTAGGTGTTCTGAATCGCGTGGACGAACTGGCCGACCGCCCGGAGGGCGCAAGACCGGAGCGCGTCATACCCTTCAAAAGTCTTGTGCCTTTGGACGAAATTATTGCCGAAGGTTTTGGGGTGGGGACGTCGGCCAAGAAAGTGAAGATCGCTTACCGGGACTTGGTTGAAAAAATGGGAAGCGAGTTTGCGGTTTTGGTTGATGCTTCCCAATCCGATCTGGAGGCATCTGCGGCGCCCGAGATTGTGGAGGGTGTTATGAGAACGCGCGAGGGGCGGCTGCACATTGAACCCGGATACGATGGGGAGTATGGAAAAGTAAAAATTTTTGAAGAGGCGGAGCGAAAAGAAATTACAAAACAAACCGCACTTTTCTGAATTTATGGTAGGGAAAAATCCCTTGACAGGTTGTGAACGAGCGTTATACTTACTTTATTATTAACAATTTCTAAATAGTTTCATTTTTATGTCATATTCCATAAACTATAAACATATTTTATATCTCGTCGTGCTGCTGCTTGCGGGAGTATTAATGTCGCTGCCGTTTGGCGGCCGCGGAGCTTATTCCGGGCGGAAAATTGTTGTTTTTGACGAACATTTTGTAAATAAAGCAGCTCAGGAGGAGTTGCTTGCCAAAGCCGGCGGAGTAAAAACCAAAGACTTGCCGCTTATTAATGGCTCTGCCGTGTTTCTTCCCAGCAAAGCCTCGGAGCGCGCACTTTTAGTTAATCCTGCGGTAAAACGTATTGATGATGATGTCGTGGTTTCTATACTGGGGAAAGTCGGAGCCGGCGGTAGTGGCTCAACCCAACCCGCTCAAGTATTGCCTTGGGGAATTGATCGGATAGATGCCGAGCTTGTCTGGCCAGGTGGTAACACCGCCGACCCCATAAAAGTGGGCGTTATTGATACTGGCATTTCCAATAAACATCCGGACCTTCTTGATAATGTAAAAGGCGGGGTTAATACTATAAATCCCAACAAAAACTGGAATGATGATAACGGTCATGGCTCGCATGTTGCGGGGATTGTCGGCGCGCTACAAAATAGTATTGGCGTTGTGGGTGCAGGACCGGCAGTTGATCTTTATGCCATCAAAGTACTTGGCGCCAATGGTTCTGGTTTTCTTTCCGATGTAGTTGAGGGAATTCAGTGGGCAGTGCAAAACGGCATGCAAGTAGTCAATATGAGTCTCGGAACCTCAAGCGATGTTCCTTCCCTGCATGATGCTGTTCTTGTTGCCCATAATGCCGGAGTAACCGTAGTCGCGGCAGCAGGTAATAGCGGCGGCGCAGTAATTTTTCCCGCAGCATATTCTGAAGTAATTGCGGTATCAGCGACCGATCAAAATAACGTGCTCGCTTCTTGGTCTTCGCGCGGTCCGGAAGTTGATCTGGCCTCACCCGGAGTTTCCATATACTCTACCTACAAGGGTACAGGATACGCTACACTTTCCGGGACTTCTATGGCCGCCCCGCATGTTGCGGGTTCCGCGGCACTGGTTCTGAATACGCCAGTTGGTTTCTATGATGTGAATAGTAACGGTAAATGGGATCCTGCGGAGGTGCAAAAAAAGCTGCAGGATACAGCAGTGGATCTTGGGACAACTGGGGTGGATGGTTTGTACGGATGGGGACTGGTGAATGTTTTTAACGCGACACAGTAACTAAAGTAGATCTCAAGGCAACTCAAAGCCCCGCGATAGCGGGGCTTTGAGTTATTTGGTATTATGGCCTCATATGAATCTCGTTATTCAGTCTCTTATATTCGCCAGTTTTATTTTTGAGACCGGGTTTGGCCTGCTTTCGCCCATTTTTGCCGTTTTTGTAACACAGCAAGTCGGCGGAGGCGATGTTACGGTGGTAGGAATTGCAGCCGGCGTCTACTGGATTTTAAAGTCCATATTGCAGGTGCCGGTGGGCAGGTTTCTTGATAAAAAACAAGGGGAAGACGACGATTTTTGGGCGTTATTTGCCGGCCACTTTCTTATGGGTCTAACCGTGTTTCTTTATCAGTTTGCGCGTACCCCTATACATATATATATGCTGCAGGGGTTGCTGGCCATTGGCGGCGCGCTTCTGGTGCCGTCTTGGTACGCCATGTTTCTTCGCCACGTTGATAAACATAAAGAAGGTTTTGAGTGGAGTATTAACTCCAGTCTGTCTTACGGTTTAGGAACAGGCGGAGCTGGGGTTCTGGGCGGATTTTTGGCCAAGGCCTATGGTTTTAATTTTATTTTTGTGACCGGGGCGATATTGGTGTGGGCCAGTTTGCTTATGCTCTTGGTTTTGCGGCGGAACCTGCGTAATCATCAGCTCCCGCCAATACCAAAAGCGCCTTCACCCGTTTTATGACCAATCAGGAAATTGCAAAAATTTTGCAGGAAATGGCCGCCCTCTACGAGATGGAGGGCGTTGAGTTTAAGCCGCGCGCTTACGAGAAAGCCGCGCTTGGGGTGGAAGCGTTGGATACGGAAGTAAAAGAAATTTATAAAAAGGGCGGATTAAAAGCCCTTGAAGAAGTTCCGGGAGTGGGGCGGGGCATTGCGTATCACATGGAGATGCTTTTGAAAAAAGGCAGTTTCCCGGAGTATACGCGGCTTAAGAAAAAAATTCCAGTGCGAATTTCAGAGCTTACTTCAGTGGAGGGTGTGGGGCCGAAGATGGCGAAGGTATTGTGGCAGAAACTTAAAATTCGTAGTCTCGCTGATTTAGAAAAAGCGGCGAGAGCCGGAAAAATCCGAAAGCTTGAAAATTTCGGTGAAAAATCCGAGCAGAAAATTTTAAAAGGCATTGGGTTTTTGAAAAAATCAGGCGGCAGACAAATTCTCGGATTTATTCTTCCGGAAATTCGCAATCTTGAGAAAATGATTCAATTTTTTCCAGAAGTTGACGAAGCGATTGTCTGCGGCTCCGTGCGGCGCCGTAAAGAAACCATTGGCGATATAGATATTTTGGCAACCTCATCAAAGCCCCAAAAAGTAATGGATAGATTTCTGGGACTGCCATTTATTGCCCATGTTTATGGCAAGGGGCCAACCAAGACCAACGTAAAACTCCGACGTTTTAGTCGGAGCTCCGACCCCGCGTCGGGGTTAAAAAATGGTCTGGATGCTGATTTGCGTGTAGTTCCCAAAAAATCTTTCGGTGCCGCGGTAAACTATTTTACCGGCTCCAAGGACCATAACATCGCGCTTCGGGAAATTGCAATTAAAAAAGGGTGGAAGTTAAACGAGTACGGACTATTTGCGGGAAGTCGGACTTCCTTGAGGAAGTCCGACTTCCTTGCCGGACGGACGGAAGAAGAGCTCTACCGGAAACTCGGGCTTCGCTATATTGAACCCGAAATGCGAGAGAATACAGGAGAGATTGAGTCTTCACGGCAGAATAAATTACCCAAACTCATTGGCTATGGAGACCTCAAGGGAGATTTACAGGTCCAAACCAATTGGACTGACGGAGAGAACTCTATTGAGGAGATGGCGCGAGCGGCCAAAGAGGCGGGGCTTGAATACATCGCGATAACAGACCACACCCGTTCTCTAGCCATGACCGGAGGCGCAGATGAGAAAAAACTCCTTAGGCAAATGAGAGAAATAGACGAAATCAACCAAAAGCTAAAAGCTAAAAGCTATAAGCTTCACGTGTTGAAGGGTGCTGAAGTAAATATCGGCAAAGACGGCTCCTTGGACATCAAGGACGAAGTTTTAAAGAAACTTGATGTGGTTGGCGCGGCCGTGCACAGCCACTTTAATTTATCACGCAGCGAACAAACCAAACGTCTTATCCGCGCCATGGAAAATCCAAACGTGGATATTATTTTTCATTTAACCGGTCGCATTATAAACCGCCGCGAGCCGATTGATGTGGATATTGACGAAATTGTAAAAGCCGCCAAGCGCACCAAAACAATTTTAGAAATTGATGCCTACCCCGACCGTTTGGATATTAAAGACGAATATATCCGCAAGTGCGTTGAAGCGGGTGTTAAAATGTCTATTGATTCCGACGCGCATTCGGCCCAGCACTACAAGTATTTAGAAATAGGGATAGCGCAGGCGCGAAGGGGTTGGGCAGAGAAGAAAGATATTATCAATGCGTGGCCGCTGGAGAAGATGAAGGATTTTCTAAGAGATGCTTGACCCCGCACCTTTTTGGCGCAAGTAAAATATGCACTATATTTATATCTTGAAAAGTATTACAGCCAAGATTCTGTACACTGGTCGTACAGAAAATTTGTCCAGAAGAATAAGAGAGCATAACTCCGGTGGTACTTTTACTACAAAAAAGTATAAACCACGGGCGTTAGTATAGTGCGAAGGGTATTTTGATATTGAGGACGCTAAGTATAGAGAACGGACCATCAAACAGTTCGGTAGGGTGTATTCACAGCTCAAACGCAGAATACAAAGAAGCCTTCGCAGCGCCGAAAAGGTGCGGGGTTGACTTTTTGAAGTAAAAAGAATATAATAAAGATATAGTTCACAGGCCCGCTGAACTTCCGCATGGTGTGGGATAAGGCGTGTCCGTCACAACAAAGAAAGGGGGACAACCATGCCAGAGCATGGAACAACCCAGGCAGAGTTTGAAGGTCTCTATATTGACCTTCAGTCGGCGGTGCTCCGTCAGCTACCGCGGCCGGCAGCCTTTACCCGCGAGACGCTGAAGAGCCTGCTCGGGAAGCAGGCGGCACTTCGGCGCGGTTTGGCGCCGCTCGCCAAAGGACTCGTGGACGGCTTCGCTGCCCCACTGCGGCCGATCCTGCAGAACGACAAGCGGCGGCAGGGATGGACGCTCGTCGACCACACGCCGCGTAGCATCATGGCCGTGTCGGACCTAGAGCTTGTCCCGTTTCTGCGGGACGGCGAGAAGGTTCTCCGCGGCTACGACATGATGGGCCGCGCGCGCTATGAGTTCGACGCGGACCTCGGCCAAGAGGACGCCGAGTTCATTCTTGAGCGTCAGGCCGAGATTCCAGAGGAGTTCCGCCAGTACTACCTGGTTTTCCTCAGGACGGTCTGGCTGGCCTCGGACGGCGACCTGTACGTGTCCTGCCTCTACTTCGGCGACGGGCGGTGGTACCCGTTCTTCGGCTGGCTCGACTTCGACTTCCGTCCGGGCGTTCGTCTCGCTCGCTTCCGCAAGTAGTCCTTTCACTCTTGGGATTCTGGACAGTTCTTGTCCTG
It includes:
- a CDS encoding DNA helicase UvrD, with product MRVIADLHIHSPYARAVSKDMTLENLDFWAGLKGITVMGTGDFTHPQWIREIKTKLEPAEPGLYKLKSSVKGQMSNVGKQETRFLLTVEISSIYSKGGKTRRIHNLIFAPSIETVEKINAQLGWRGNLKSDGRPILGLDSKELAKIVLNIDERCMIVPAHAWTPWFSIFGSMSGFNSIEECFDEYAKYIYAVETGLSSDPAMNWRWSHLDNIALISNSDSHSLQKIGREANVFDTELFYDGIIDAIKSHDPKKFLYTIEFFPEEGKYHYDGHRLCKFSCGPEETKRLKKICPQCNKAVTVGVLNRVDELADRPEGARPERVIPFKSLVPLDEIIAEGFGVGTSAKKVKIAYRDLVEKMGSEFAVLVDASQSDLEASAAPEIVEGVMRTREGRLHIEPGYDGEYGKVKIFEEAERKEITKQTALF
- a CDS encoding S8 family peptidase, with translation MSYSINYKHILYLVVLLLAGVLMSLPFGGRGAYSGRKIVVFDEHFVNKAAQEELLAKAGGVKTKDLPLINGSAVFLPSKASERALLVNPAVKRIDDDVVVSILGKVGAGGSGSTQPAQVLPWGIDRIDAELVWPGGNTADPIKVGVIDTGISNKHPDLLDNVKGGVNTINPNKNWNDDNGHGSHVAGIVGALQNSIGVVGAGPAVDLYAIKVLGANGSGFLSDVVEGIQWAVQNGMQVVNMSLGTSSDVPSLHDAVLVAHNAGVTVVAAAGNSGGAVIFPAAYSEVIAVSATDQNNVLASWSSRGPEVDLASPGVSIYSTYKGTGYATLSGTSMAAPHVAGSAALVLNTPVGFYDVNSNGKWDPAEVQKKLQDTAVDLGTTGVDGLYGWGLVNVFNATQ
- a CDS encoding MFS transporter produces the protein MNLVIQSLIFASFIFETGFGLLSPIFAVFVTQQVGGGDVTVVGIAAGVYWILKSILQVPVGRFLDKKQGEDDDFWALFAGHFLMGLTVFLYQFARTPIHIYMLQGLLAIGGALLVPSWYAMFLRHVDKHKEGFEWSINSSLSYGLGTGGAGVLGGFLAKAYGFNFIFVTGAILVWASLLMLLVLRRNLRNHQLPPIPKAPSPVL
- the polX gene encoding DNA polymerase/3'-5' exonuclease PolX, which encodes MTNQEIAKILQEMAALYEMEGVEFKPRAYEKAALGVEALDTEVKEIYKKGGLKALEEVPGVGRGIAYHMEMLLKKGSFPEYTRLKKKIPVRISELTSVEGVGPKMAKVLWQKLKIRSLADLEKAARAGKIRKLENFGEKSEQKILKGIGFLKKSGGRQILGFILPEIRNLEKMIQFFPEVDEAIVCGSVRRRKETIGDIDILATSSKPQKVMDRFLGLPFIAHVYGKGPTKTNVKLRRFSRSSDPASGLKNGLDADLRVVPKKSFGAAVNYFTGSKDHNIALREIAIKKGWKLNEYGLFAGSRTSLRKSDFLAGRTEEELYRKLGLRYIEPEMRENTGEIESSRQNKLPKLIGYGDLKGDLQVQTNWTDGENSIEEMARAAKEAGLEYIAITDHTRSLAMTGGADEKKLLRQMREIDEINQKLKAKSYKLHVLKGAEVNIGKDGSLDIKDEVLKKLDVVGAAVHSHFNLSRSEQTKRLIRAMENPNVDIIFHLTGRIINRREPIDVDIDEIVKAAKRTKTILEIDAYPDRLDIKDEYIRKCVEAGVKMSIDSDAHSAQHYKYLEIGIAQARRGWAEKKDIINAWPLEKMKDFLRDA
- a CDS encoding GIY-YIG nuclease family protein; protein product: MKSITAKILYTGRTENLSRRIREHNSGGTFTTKKYKPRALV